The Kitasatospora paranensis genome has a window encoding:
- a CDS encoding histone-like nucleoid-structuring protein Lsr2 encodes MAQRVVVTLSDDLDGGAAAETVHFGVDGKSYEIDLSVENAEKLREALAPFVAAGRRQSRTGKSFRRTALTPDPAAVRAWAQSHGMELPARGRIPKHVYEQFAEAN; translated from the coding sequence ATGGCTCAGCGTGTAGTCGTCACGCTCTCCGACGACCTGGACGGCGGCGCCGCCGCGGAAACCGTCCACTTCGGAGTCGACGGGAAGTCGTACGAGATCGACCTGTCCGTGGAGAACGCGGAGAAGCTCCGCGAGGCGCTCGCCCCGTTCGTCGCGGCCGGCCGCCGGCAGAGCCGCACCGGCAAGTCCTTCCGCCGCACCGCCCTCACCCCCGACCCGGCCGCCGTACGGGCCTGGGCGCAGTCGCACGGCATGGAGCTGCCCGCCCGCGGCCGCATCCCCAAGCACGTCTACGAGCAGTTCGCCGAGGCCAACTGA
- a CDS encoding ABC transporter ATP-binding protein: protein MTATSHPEPVVEAAGLHRRYGPAGDTGFDAVRGLDLAVRRGEVFALLGTNGAGKTSTMELIEGLAVPTGGSVRVLGHDPYRDRAAVRPRIGIMLQEGGFPGDLTVAETGRGWAGLTSGARSVDEALDLVGLRGRRAVRVKQLSGGERRRLDLAIALLGRPEVLFLDEPSTGLDPEARAAVWRLVCALRDEGTTVVLTTHYLEEAEELADRLAIMHAGRIVATGTVAEVIAHRPARITFELPERSGPYRTLALPPLPAAEVTADGRRITVRTDALQDTLTELLGWAARHDVRLDALDARSASLEEAFLAIAAEAAAATPETIGSTR from the coding sequence ATGACCGCCACCAGCCACCCGGAGCCCGTCGTCGAGGCCGCCGGGCTCCACCGCCGCTACGGACCGGCCGGCGACACCGGCTTCGACGCCGTCCGCGGGCTCGACCTCGCCGTCCGCCGGGGCGAGGTCTTCGCCCTGCTCGGCACCAACGGGGCCGGCAAGACCTCCACCATGGAACTGATCGAGGGCCTGGCCGTCCCGACCGGGGGCAGCGTCCGGGTGCTCGGCCACGACCCCTACCGCGACCGGGCCGCCGTCCGGCCCCGGATCGGGATCATGCTGCAGGAGGGCGGCTTCCCCGGCGACCTCACCGTCGCCGAGACCGGCCGCGGCTGGGCGGGCCTCACCAGCGGCGCCCGCTCCGTCGACGAGGCGCTCGACCTGGTCGGGCTGCGCGGGCGGCGCGCCGTCCGCGTCAAGCAGCTCTCCGGCGGTGAACGCCGCCGCCTCGATCTGGCGATCGCCCTGCTCGGCCGCCCGGAGGTGCTCTTCCTCGACGAGCCCAGCACCGGTCTCGACCCCGAGGCCCGCGCCGCCGTCTGGCGCCTGGTGTGCGCCCTGCGGGACGAGGGCACCACCGTGGTGCTGACCACGCACTACCTGGAGGAGGCCGAGGAGCTCGCCGACCGGCTCGCCATCATGCACGCCGGCCGGATCGTCGCCACCGGCACCGTCGCCGAGGTCATCGCCCACCGCCCGGCCAGGATCACCTTCGAACTGCCCGAGCGGAGCGGCCCGTACCGGACGCTCGCACTGCCGCCGCTGCCCGCCGCCGAGGTCACCGCGGACGGCCGCCGGATCACCGTCCGTACCGATGCCCTTCAGGACACCCTGACCGAGCTGCTCGGCTGGGCCGCCCGCCACGACGTCCGGCTCGACGCGCTCGACGCCCGCAGCGCCTCCCTGGAGGAGGCCTTCCTCGCCATCGCCGCCGAGGCCGCGGCCGCCACTCCCGAGACGATCGGCAGCACCCGATGA